The proteins below are encoded in one region of Salmo salar chromosome ssa02, Ssal_v3.1, whole genome shotgun sequence:
- the LOC106577750 gene encoding potassium-transporting ATPase alpha chain 1 produces the protein MSKGDSYDMFEMNGEVDVKMKKKKKIKKKERLEGMKKEMDIDDHEITIEELEMRYTTSVTKGLTSSKAAEVLERDGPNELLPPKGTPEYVKFARQLAGGLQCLMWVAAVICFIAFGIEFSRGTLGCFDDLYLAITLITVVVVTGCFGYYQEFKSTNIIASFKNLVPQQALVIRDGQKNQINAMDLVVGDLVEIKGGDRVPADIRIIFAQGCKVDNSSLTGESEPQSKTPECTHENPLETKNIAFFSTTCLEGVATGTVINTGDRTIIGRIASLASGVGNEKTPIAIEIEHFVDIIAGLAIFFGFTFFVVAMFIGYAFLEAMIFFMAIVVAYVPEGLLATVTVCLSLTAKRLARKNCVVKNLEAVETLGSTSVICSDKTGTLTQNRMTVAHLWFDNVIHAADTTEDQSGQSFDQSSETWRSLARVAGLCNRAVFKPNQESLPIPRRIVVGDASETALLKFTELAIGNMMEYRERFKKVVEVPFNSTNKFQLSVHELEDPMDLRYLLVMKGAPERILERCSTILIKGQEMPLEEQWREAFQTAYMDLGSLGERVLGFCHIYLNENEFPRGYKFDSDEMNFTTSGLCFAGLISMIDPPRATVPDAVMKCRTAGIRVVMVTGDHPITARAIAANVGIITEGSETVEDIATRKRIPVEQVNRRDARACVISGGQLKDMSSEELDEALRSHPEMVFARTSPQQKLIIVESCQRLGSIVAVTGDGVNDSPALKKADIGIAMGIAGSDAAKNAADMILLDDNFASIVTGVEQGRLIFDNLKKSIAYTLTKNIPELTPYLIYITVSVPLPLGCITILMIELATDIFPSVSLAYEKAESDIMHLKPRNPRKDRLVNESLAAYSYFQIGAIQSFAGFTDYFTAMAQEGWYPLLCVGLRSHWENVHLQDLQDSYGQEWTYAQRLYQQYTCYTVFFISIEICQIADVLIRKTRRLSIFQQGFFRNKVLVSAIVFQLLLGNLLCYCPGMPNIFNFMPIRGQWWFVPIPYGILIFVYDEIRKLGVRRHPGSWWDQELYY, from the exons ATGAGTAAAGGG GACTCTTACGACATGTTTGAGATGAATGGAGAGGTGGATGTCAAgatgaagaaaaagaagaagataaAGAAGAAGGAAAGGCTAGAGGGCATGAAGAAGGAGATGGACATT GATGACCACGAGATCACAATAGAAGAGCTAGAGATGAGGTATACCACCAGTGTTACCAAG GGCCTGACCTCCAGCAAAGCTGCGGAGGTTCTGGAGCGGGACGGCCCCAACGAACTGCTGCCCCCCAAAGGGACCCCAGAGTACGTCAAGTTTGCCCGCCAGCTGGCCGGAGGGCTGCAGTGTCTGATGTGGGTGGCAGCCGTCATCTGCTTCATTGCTTTCGGCATCGAGTTCTCCAGGGGAACCCTTGGCTGCTTTGACGAT CTGTACCTCGCCATCACTCTGATCACTGTTGTTGTGGTGACTGGCTGTTTCGGTTACTACCAAGAGTTTAAGAGCACCAACATCATTGCCAGCTTCAAAAATCTAGTGCCACAG CAAGCCCTGGTGATCCGTGACGGGCAGAAGAACCAGATCAATGCCATGGACCTGGTGGTGGGAGACCTGGTGGAGATTAAGGGTGGGGACCGCGTGCCTGCTGACATCCGCATCATCTTTGCCCAGGGCTGTAAG GTGGATAACTCATCCCTGACAGGAGAGTCAGAGCCCCAGAGCAAAACCCCGGAGTGTACCCACGAGAACCCCCTAGAGACCAAGAACATCgccttcttctccaccacctgcCTGGAAG GAGTGGCCACAGGAACGGTCATCAACACGGGTGACCGCACCATCATTGGCCGCATTGCCAGCTTGGCGTCAGGCGTAGGCAATGAGAAGACGCCAATTGCCATAGAGATTGAGCACTTTGTTGACATCATTGCTGGGCTGGCCATCTTCTTTGGCTTCACCTTCTTCGTGGTGGCCATGTTTATCGGCTATGCCTTCCTGGAGGCTATGATCTTCTTCATGGCCATCGTGGTGGCTTATGTACCTGAGGGGCTGCTGGCTACTGTCACT gtGTGTCTGTCGCTGACGGCCAAGCGTCTGGCCAGAAAGAACTGTGTGGTGAAGAACCTGGAGGCTGTGGAGACCCTGGGCTCCACCTCGGTCATCTGCTCCGACAAGACGGGCACTCTGACCCAGAACAGGATGACCGTGGCCCACCTGTGGTTTGACAATGTGATCCATGCCGCAGACACCACAGAGGACCAATCAGGTCAGAGCTTTGACCAATCATCCGAGACATGGCGATCGTTGGCGAGAGTGGCAGGACTCTGTAACCGGGCCgtcttcaaacccaaccaggagtCTCTGCCTATTCCTAGG AGAATAGTGGTGGGCGACGCCTCAGAGACAGCTCTGCTGAAGTTCACTGAGCTGGCCATAGGGAACATGATGGAATACAGGGAGCGATTCAAAAAGGTTGTTGAAGTACCATTCAACTCCACCAACAAGTTCCAG CTGTCAGTGCATGAGTTGGAGGACCCCATGGACCTACGCTACCTGCTGGTGATGAAGGGGGCGCCAGAGAGGATCTTGGAGCGCTGCTCCACCATCCTGATCAAGGGCCAGGAGATGCCTCTGGAGGAACAGTGGAGAGAGGCCTTCCAGACCGCATACATGGACTTGGGGAGCCTGGGGGAGAGAGTGCTGG GTTTCTGTCACATCTATCTGAATGAGAATGAGTTCCCTCGTGGTTACAAGTTTGACTCTGATGAGATGAACTTCACCACGTCTGGTTTGTGTTTTGCTGGACTTATATCCATGATCGACCCACCCCGCGCCACTGTGCCTGACGCTGTCATGAAGTGCCGCACGGCTGGAATAAGG GTAGTCATGGTGACGGGTGACCACCCGATCACGGCCAGAGCCATCGCTGCCAACGTTGGCATCATCACAGAGGGCAGTGAGACAGTAGAGGACATTGCTACCAGGAAACGCATTCCAGTGGAGCAGGTCAACAGGAG GGATGCCCGTGCCTGTGTGATCAGTGGTGGTCAGCTGAAGGACATGAGCAGTGAAGAGCTGGACGAAGCGTTGAGGAGTCACCCTGAAATGGTGTTCGCCCGCACCTCCCCCCAGCAGAAACTCATCATCGTGGAGAGCTGTCAGCGCCTG GGCTCCATTGTGGCTGTGACAGGCGATGGGGTGAACGACTCCCCTGCGTTGAAAAAGGCAGACATCGGTATTGCCATGGGCATAGCTGGCTCCGATGCAGCTAAGAATGCAGCTGACATGATTCTGCTGGATGACAACTTTGCCTCCATCGTCACAGGGGTGGAGCAGG GCCGTCTGATCTTTGACAACCTGAAGAAATCCATTGCGTACACACTGACCAAGAACATTCCGGAGCTCACACCCTACCTCATCTACATCACTGTCAGTGTTCCTCTGCCATTGGGCTGCATCACCATCCTCATGATCGAGCTGGCCACTGACATT TTTCCCTCTGTGTCTCTGGCCTATGAGAAGGCAGAGAGTGATATTATGCATCTGAAACCCAGGAACCCACGTAAGGATAGGTTGGTGAACGAATCTCTGGCTGCCTACTCCTACTTCCAGATTG GAGCGATCCAGTCTTTCGCTGGTTTCACAGACTACTTTACAGCGATGGCCCAGGAAGGCTGGTATCCCCTGCTGTGTGTGGGGCTCAGGTCCCACTGGGAGAACGTCCATCTGCAGGACCTGCAGGACAGCTATGGCCaggagtgg ACATACGCCCAGCGTCTGTATCAGCAGTACACCTGCTACACTGTCTTCTTCATCAGTATCGAGATCTGCCAGATCGCTGACGTGTTGATCAGGAAAACCCGCCGTCTGTCCATCTTCCAGCAGGGCTTCTTTAG GAACAAGGTGCTGGTGAGTGCCATCGTCTTCCAGCTGTTACTGGGTAACCTGCTGTGCTACTGCCCAGGGATGCCTAACATTTTCAACTTCATGCCCATTAG GGGCCAATGGTGGTTTGTTCCAATCCCATACGGAATTCTAATCTTTGTCTATGACGAGATCAGAAAGCTGGGGGTCAGAAGACATCCAGGAA GTTGGTGGGACCAGGAGCTGTATTATTGA